In Streptomyces sp. NBC_01381, a genomic segment contains:
- a CDS encoding aldo/keto reductase, whose translation MTAQTGQIAKVQLGTEGPEVGVQGLGCMGMSFAYGPTDADEARATLEHALDLGVTLYDTADAYAAGENEQFLSPFFKAHRDEVVIATKFALAVHPDDPTKRIINNDPAYIRSCVDASLRRLGVDAIDLYYMHRRDPNVPIEETVGVMAELVAAGKVKHLGLSEVTGPELRAAHAVHPIAALQSEWSLFSRDIERGVVPAAAELGVGLVPYSPLGRGFLTGSFVSADKELGEDDFRRQQPRFTGDNAAANSALLEPVRTVADAHGVSLGQIALAWVQRQAQTYGLTVVPIPGTRKRTRVEENTAATRIELTPAELDLLAPIAAQVAGDRYADMTFTSAGRE comes from the coding sequence ATGACCGCACAGACAGGCCAGATCGCGAAGGTCCAGCTCGGGACGGAAGGACCCGAGGTCGGCGTCCAGGGACTCGGCTGCATGGGCATGAGCTTCGCGTACGGCCCGACCGACGCCGACGAGGCCCGGGCCACCCTGGAACACGCCCTGGACCTGGGCGTCACCCTCTACGACACCGCCGACGCCTACGCCGCCGGTGAGAACGAGCAGTTCCTCTCTCCCTTCTTCAAGGCCCATCGCGACGAGGTCGTCATCGCGACCAAGTTCGCCCTGGCCGTGCACCCGGACGATCCGACGAAGCGGATCATCAACAACGACCCCGCGTACATCCGTTCCTGCGTCGACGCGAGCCTGCGACGCCTCGGCGTGGACGCCATCGACCTCTACTACATGCACCGCCGCGACCCGAACGTGCCGATCGAGGAGACGGTCGGCGTGATGGCCGAACTCGTCGCCGCCGGCAAGGTCAAGCACCTGGGCCTCAGCGAGGTCACCGGCCCCGAACTCCGCGCCGCCCACGCCGTCCACCCCATCGCCGCCCTCCAGTCGGAGTGGTCGCTCTTCAGCCGGGACATCGAGCGGGGCGTCGTCCCCGCCGCCGCCGAACTCGGCGTAGGCCTCGTCCCCTACTCGCCGCTCGGCCGCGGTTTCCTCACCGGCTCGTTCGTCAGCGCCGACAAGGAACTCGGCGAGGACGACTTCCGCCGCCAGCAGCCCCGCTTCACGGGCGACAACGCCGCCGCCAACTCGGCCCTCCTCGAACCGGTGCGCACCGTCGCCGACGCCCACGGCGTGAGCCTCGGCCAGATCGCCCTCGCCTGGGTCCAGCGGCAGGCCCAGACCTACGGGCTGACCGTCGTCCCCATCCCCGGCACCCGCAAGCGCACCCGGGTCGAGGAGAACACCGCGGCCACCCGCATCGAGCTCACCCCCGCCGAACTCGACCTCCTCGCCCCCATTGCCGCCCAGGTCGCGGGCGACCGCTATGCCGACATGACGTTCACCTCGGCCGGCCGGGAGTAG
- a CDS encoding aldose epimerase family protein has product MRSELFGTLPDGTPVQRWTLERGGVRVRVLTYGGIIQSAEVPDRSGRSGAVALGFDDLQGYVDHPGPYFGALVGRYANRIAGGSFELDGRTYRLARNNGANALHGGDAGFDKRVWEAAEVEHGVRLSRVSPDGEEGYPGRLAVSVTYTLDEAGGLRIAYRATTDAATVVNLTNHTYWNLAGAGSGGAGGHEVRIAAARITPTDRAQIPTGAYEEVDGTRFDFRAARKAGAGFDHNFVLDKGVTAEPVEAAELSDPASGRVLTVATTEPGLQLYTADHFDAGLPFAPGDGIALETQHFPDSPNRPEFPSTVLRPGGVYESETVYGFSVR; this is encoded by the coding sequence ATGCGCAGCGAACTCTTCGGGACGCTCCCCGACGGCACGCCCGTCCAACGCTGGACCCTGGAAAGGGGCGGGGTGCGGGTACGTGTCCTGACGTACGGCGGGATCATCCAGTCGGCGGAAGTTCCGGACCGGTCGGGGCGGAGCGGGGCGGTGGCGCTCGGGTTCGACGATCTTCAGGGGTACGTCGACCATCCCGGCCCCTACTTCGGCGCACTGGTCGGCAGGTACGCGAACCGGATCGCCGGGGGTTCCTTCGAACTCGACGGCCGTACGTACCGCCTGGCGCGGAACAACGGGGCCAACGCGCTGCACGGCGGGGACGCCGGGTTCGACAAGCGGGTGTGGGAGGCGGCGGAGGTCGAGCACGGGGTGCGGCTCTCCCGGGTGAGTCCCGACGGCGAGGAGGGGTATCCGGGGCGGCTCGCGGTCTCGGTGACGTACACGCTGGACGAGGCGGGCGGGCTGCGGATCGCCTATCGCGCGACGACGGACGCGGCGACGGTCGTGAACCTCACCAACCACACGTACTGGAATCTGGCCGGGGCCGGCAGCGGTGGCGCAGGCGGGCACGAGGTGCGGATCGCGGCGGCGCGCATCACGCCGACGGACCGGGCGCAGATTCCCACGGGGGCGTACGAGGAGGTCGACGGGACGCGGTTCGACTTCCGGGCGGCGCGGAAGGCCGGGGCCGGCTTCGACCACAACTTCGTGCTGGACAAGGGGGTCACCGCGGAGCCGGTCGAGGCGGCGGAGCTGAGCGATCCGGCGTCGGGGCGTGTGCTGACCGTGGCGACGACGGAGCCGGGCCTTCAGCTCTACACGGCGGACCACTTCGACGCGGGGCTGCCGTTCGCGCCGGGGGACGGGATCGCCCTGGAGACACAGCACTTCCCCGATTCCCCCAACCGGCCGGAGTTTCCGAGCACGGTGCTGCGGCCGGGTGGGGTGTACGAGTCGGAGACGGTGTACGGGTTCTCGGTGCGCTGA
- a CDS encoding pirin family protein, which yields MIDVRRSGDRYRGGEPGTGIETFHAFSFGPHYDPDNLRFGAILACNEERLAPGAGFDEHPHSHTEIVTWVAEGELTHRDSTGQQSVVRRGDVQRLSAGGGVRHVERNDGADPLVFVQMWLSPLAPGGDPSYEVVHGIADSTPYAVPAAGALLHVRRLSPQERTALPSAPFVYVHVVRGEVRLGGADLRQGDAARLTGEAPQEAAATSPTGAELLVWEMSG from the coding sequence GTGATTGATGTACGGCGCTCCGGCGATCGGTACCGCGGCGGGGAGCCCGGCACCGGTATCGAGACCTTCCACGCCTTCTCCTTCGGGCCGCACTACGACCCCGACAACCTCCGCTTCGGCGCGATCCTGGCCTGCAACGAAGAGCGGCTCGCGCCCGGCGCGGGCTTCGACGAGCACCCGCACAGCCACACGGAGATCGTGACGTGGGTGGCCGAGGGCGAGCTCACCCATCGTGACTCCACGGGCCAGCAGTCGGTGGTCCGCCGGGGCGACGTCCAGCGCCTGAGCGCGGGCGGCGGCGTCCGCCATGTGGAACGCAACGACGGAGCGGATCCCCTGGTCTTCGTCCAGATGTGGCTCTCCCCGCTCGCACCGGGAGGCGACCCGTCCTACGAGGTGGTCCACGGCATCGCGGACTCCACCCCTTACGCGGTCCCGGCAGCGGGAGCCCTCCTCCACGTCCGCCGCCTGTCCCCGCAGGAACGCACCGCGCTACCGTCCGCGCCTTTCGTGTACGTCCACGTGGTGCGCGGCGAAGTCCGCCTGGGCGGGGCGGATCTACGGCAGGGCGACGCGGCCCGGCTGACGGGGGAGGCCCCTCAGGAGGCAGCGGCTACGTCTCCGACGGGGGCGGAACTGCTGGTGTGGGAGATGTCGGGCTGA
- a CDS encoding acyl carrier protein produces the protein MAATQEEIVAGLAEIVNEIAGIPVEDVQLDKSFTDDLDVDSLSMVEVVVAAEERFDVKIPDDDVKNLKTVGDATKYIVEHQA, from the coding sequence ATGGCCGCCACTCAGGAAGAGATCGTCGCCGGTCTCGCCGAGATCGTGAACGAGATCGCCGGCATCCCGGTCGAGGACGTCCAGCTGGACAAGTCCTTCACCGACGACCTGGACGTCGACTCGCTGTCCATGGTCGAGGTCGTCGTCGCCGCCGAAGAGCGCTTCGACGTCAAGATCCCCGACGACGACGTCAAGAACCTCAAGACGGTCGGCGACGCCACCAAGTACATCGTCGAGCACCAGGCCTGA
- the fasR gene encoding fatty acid biosynthesis transcriptional regulator FasR — protein MKRLEQSSGSLAAQAIARMDETLSWYRAMPPENRSWIGLVAQAGIAAFTEWFRHPDAPQAISTDVFGTAPRELTRAITLRQTVEMVRTTIEVMESAVDEIAAPGDESILREALLVYAREIAFATAQVYAQAAEARGAWDARLESLVVNAVLSGEADEGAVSRAAALGWNSPEHVCVVLGTAPDGDSELTVEAIRRAARHAKLQVLTGVLGDRLVVIAGGSDNPLHVAKGLIGPYAAGPVVAGPIVPDLLAATRSAQAAAAGLKACAAWQDAPRPVLADDLLPERAIASDPAAREQLVEEIYRPLEEAGSALLETLSVYLEQASSLEGAARMLFVHPNTVRYRLRRVTDVTGWSPSDVRSAFTLRIALILGRLADGDLQP, from the coding sequence CTGAAGCGCCTGGAGCAGTCCTCCGGCAGTCTGGCGGCGCAGGCCATCGCGCGCATGGACGAGACGTTGTCCTGGTACCGGGCGATGCCACCGGAGAACCGGTCCTGGATCGGCCTGGTGGCGCAGGCCGGTATCGCCGCCTTCACCGAGTGGTTCCGGCATCCGGATGCGCCACAGGCCATCTCCACCGATGTCTTCGGGACCGCACCCCGCGAGCTGACCAGGGCGATCACCCTGCGCCAGACCGTCGAGATGGTGCGTACGACGATCGAGGTGATGGAGTCCGCGGTCGACGAGATCGCGGCCCCGGGAGATGAGTCCATCCTCCGCGAGGCGCTGCTCGTCTACGCCCGCGAGATCGCCTTCGCCACCGCCCAGGTCTACGCGCAGGCCGCCGAGGCACGCGGTGCCTGGGACGCCCGGCTCGAGTCGCTCGTCGTCAACGCCGTCCTGTCCGGGGAGGCCGACGAGGGGGCGGTGAGCAGAGCCGCCGCGCTCGGCTGGAACTCGCCCGAACACGTCTGCGTCGTCCTCGGCACCGCGCCCGACGGCGACAGCGAGCTCACCGTCGAGGCCATCCGCCGCGCCGCCCGGCACGCCAAGCTGCAGGTCCTGACCGGTGTGCTGGGCGACCGCCTGGTCGTCATCGCGGGCGGCAGCGACAATCCGCTGCATGTCGCCAAGGGGCTCATCGGTCCGTATGCGGCCGGGCCCGTCGTCGCGGGCCCCATCGTCCCCGACCTGCTCGCGGCCACCCGTTCCGCACAGGCGGCGGCCGCCGGGCTCAAGGCGTGCGCCGCCTGGCAGGACGCCCCGAGGCCCGTTCTCGCGGACGATCTCCTGCCGGAGCGCGCGATCGCGAGCGATCCCGCCGCGCGGGAGCAGCTGGTGGAGGAGATCTACAGACCGCTGGAGGAGGCGGGCTCCGCGCTCCTGGAGACGCTGAGCGTCTATCTGGAACAGGCGAGCAGCCTCGAAGGGGCCGCCCGGATGCTCTTCGTGCACCCCAACACCGTGCGCTACCGGCTGCGACGTGTGACTGACGTCACCGGCTGGTCGCCATCGGACGTACGCTCCGCATTCACGCTGCGGATCGCGCTGATCCTGGGGCGTCTGGCCGACGGAGATCTTCAACCGTAG
- a CDS encoding DUF3145 domain-containing protein has translation MTTRGVLYVHSAPRALCPHVEWAVAGVLGARVNLDWIRQPAAPGSWRSEFSWRGSVGTASKLASALRGWDLLRFEVTSEPCATAEGERYSATPELGIFHAVTGIHGDILIPEDRLRAALARSQQGESDLEAELAKLLGKPWDDELEPFRYAGEGAPVRWLHQVV, from the coding sequence GTGACGACACGTGGAGTTCTGTACGTGCACTCCGCGCCCCGCGCGCTGTGTCCGCACGTCGAATGGGCAGTCGCGGGCGTGCTCGGCGCGCGCGTCAACCTCGACTGGATCCGGCAGCCCGCGGCGCCCGGCAGCTGGAGATCCGAGTTCTCCTGGCGGGGCTCGGTGGGCACCGCGTCCAAACTGGCGTCCGCGCTGCGCGGCTGGGATCTGCTGCGCTTCGAGGTCACGTCCGAGCCGTGCGCCACGGCCGAGGGCGAGCGCTACAGCGCCACACCCGAGCTGGGCATCTTCCACGCCGTCACCGGCATTCACGGCGACATCCTGATCCCGGAGGACCGGCTGCGCGCCGCCCTGGCCCGCTCCCAGCAGGGCGAGAGCGACCTGGAGGCCGAACTCGCCAAGCTCCTCGGCAAACCCTGGGACGACGAGCTCGAGCCCTTCCGGTACGCGGGCGAGGGCGCGCCGGTGCGGTGGCTGCACCAGGTGGTCTGA
- a CDS encoding ACP S-malonyltransferase codes for MLVLVAPGQGAQTPGFLTPWLELPGAADRLGAWSDAIGLDLAHYGTQADADAIRDTAVAQPLLVAAGLLAAEALGDALAANKPGAVAGHSVGEVTAAAYAGVLTDDDALRLVRKRGLAMADAAAITETGMAALLGGDPEVTVPHLEKLGLTPANVNGAGQIVAAGTAEQLAALEADKPEGVRRVVQLKVAGAFHTHHMAPAVATLEEAAKALDVADPKLTYVSNRDGKAVASGSDVVSRLVGQVANPVRWDLCMETFKELGVTGMIELCPGGTLTGIAKRALPGVKTVALKTPDDLDAASALITDTASAADAAGA; via the coding sequence GTGCTCGTACTCGTCGCTCCCGGCCAAGGCGCTCAGACGCCCGGCTTCCTGACTCCCTGGCTCGAACTCCCCGGCGCGGCCGACCGCCTCGGCGCGTGGTCGGACGCCATCGGGCTGGACCTTGCCCACTACGGCACGCAGGCCGACGCGGACGCGATCCGCGACACCGCCGTGGCCCAGCCGCTCCTTGTGGCCGCCGGTCTGCTCGCCGCCGAGGCACTCGGTGACGCGCTCGCGGCGAACAAGCCCGGCGCGGTCGCGGGGCACAGCGTCGGCGAGGTCACCGCTGCCGCGTACGCCGGTGTGCTCACCGACGACGACGCGCTGCGCCTCGTACGCAAGCGCGGGCTCGCCATGGCCGACGCCGCCGCGATCACGGAGACCGGCATGGCGGCGCTGCTCGGCGGCGACCCCGAGGTCACCGTCCCGCACCTGGAGAAGCTCGGCCTGACGCCGGCGAACGTGAACGGCGCGGGCCAGATCGTCGCCGCGGGCACCGCCGAGCAGCTCGCCGCGCTCGAGGCGGACAAGCCCGAGGGCGTCCGCCGTGTCGTGCAGCTGAAGGTCGCGGGCGCGTTCCACACGCACCACATGGCTCCGGCCGTCGCCACGCTCGAGGAGGCCGCCAAGGCCCTCGACGTCGCCGACCCGAAGCTGACGTACGTGTCGAACCGTGACGGCAAGGCCGTGGCGTCCGGCTCCGACGTGGTGTCGCGCCTTGTCGGCCAGGTGGCCAACCCGGTGCGCTGGGACCTGTGCATGGAGACGTTCAAGGAGCTCGGCGTCACGGGCATGATCGAGCTGTGCCCCGGCGGCACGCTGACCGGGATCGCCAAGCGCGCCCTGCCCGGTGTGAAGACGGTGGCCCTGAAGACCCCGGACGACCTCGACGCCGCATCTGCGCTGATCACCGACACCGCATCCGCCGCCGACGCGGCGGGTGCCTGA
- a CDS encoding GNAT family N-acetyltransferase — protein sequence MTVVRRALPEDAEELIRLRQVMIDSVFAARSGGKSDTSWHAESVPTVRGRLADPDGEFAAFVVDFPNRPGRLAASVVGTLDYRIGRAGNPHGAVGYVFSVATDPEQRRHGYARACMEALLDWFRERGAGSVDLNASAEAEPLYASLGFVRRPDPSMRLSL from the coding sequence ATGACTGTTGTTCGCCGTGCGCTGCCAGAGGATGCCGAGGAACTGATCAGGTTGCGGCAGGTGATGATCGATTCGGTCTTCGCCGCCCGTTCCGGGGGCAAGTCCGACACCAGTTGGCATGCCGAGTCCGTGCCCACGGTGCGGGGCAGACTGGCCGATCCGGACGGGGAGTTCGCGGCGTTCGTCGTCGACTTCCCCAACCGGCCGGGGAGGCTGGCGGCCTCGGTCGTGGGGACGTTGGACTACCGCATCGGGCGGGCGGGGAATCCGCACGGGGCCGTCGGTTATGTGTTCAGTGTCGCCACCGATCCCGAGCAGCGGCGCCACGGGTATGCGCGGGCCTGTATGGAGGCGCTGCTCGACTGGTTCCGTGAGCGGGGTGCGGGCAGTGTCGATCTCAACGCGTCGGCGGAGGCGGAGCCGCTCTATGCCTCGCTCGGCTTCGTGCGCAGGCCGGACCCCTCTATGCGGCTGAGCCTCTAG
- a CDS encoding ketoacyl-ACP synthase III — protein MSKIKPSKGAPYARIMGVGGYRPTRVVPNEVILETIDSSDEWIRSRSGIATRHWASDEETVAAMSIEASGKAIADAGITPEQIGGVIVSTVSHFKQTPAIATEIADKIGAGKPAAFDISAGCAGFGYGLTLAKGMVVEGSAEYVLVIGVERLSDLTDLEDRATAFLFGDGAGAVIVGPSDVPKIGPTVWGSEGDKSETIKQTESWDAYRKGAPDKFPAITQEGQAVFRWAVFEMAKVAKEALDAAGLSPDDLDVFIPHQANMRIIDSMVKTLKLPEHVTVARDVETTGNTSAASIPLAMERLLATGEAKSGDTALVIGFGAGLVYAATVVTLP, from the coding sequence ATGTCGAAGATCAAGCCCAGTAAGGGAGCCCCTTACGCGCGCATCATGGGCGTCGGCGGCTACCGGCCCACGCGTGTCGTGCCCAACGAGGTGATCCTCGAGACGATCGACTCGTCCGACGAGTGGATCCGCTCCCGCTCCGGCATCGCGACCCGCCACTGGGCCTCCGACGAGGAGACCGTGGCCGCGATGTCCATCGAGGCCTCGGGCAAGGCGATCGCCGACGCGGGCATCACGCCCGAGCAGATCGGCGGCGTGATCGTCTCGACCGTCTCGCACTTCAAGCAGACCCCGGCCATCGCCACCGAGATCGCGGACAAGATCGGCGCGGGCAAGCCCGCCGCGTTCGACATCTCCGCGGGCTGCGCGGGCTTCGGCTACGGCCTCACCCTCGCCAAGGGCATGGTCGTCGAGGGTTCCGCCGAGTACGTCCTGGTCATCGGCGTGGAGCGGCTGAGCGACCTCACCGACCTGGAGGACCGCGCGACGGCCTTCCTGTTCGGTGACGGCGCGGGCGCCGTGATCGTGGGCCCGTCCGACGTGCCGAAGATCGGCCCGACGGTCTGGGGCTCGGAGGGCGACAAGTCCGAGACGATCAAGCAGACCGAGTCCTGGGACGCGTACCGCAAGGGCGCGCCCGACAAGTTCCCTGCCATCACGCAGGAGGGCCAGGCGGTCTTCCGCTGGGCCGTGTTCGAGATGGCGAAGGTCGCCAAGGAGGCGCTGGACGCCGCCGGCCTGAGCCCGGACGACCTGGACGTCTTCATCCCGCACCAGGCCAACATGCGGATCATCGACTCGATGGTGAAGACCCTGAAACTGCCGGAGCACGTCACGGTCGCCCGTGACGTGGAGACCACCGGCAACACGTCGGCCGCCTCGATTCCGCTCGCGATGGAGCGGCTTCTGGCGACCGGCGAGGCGAAGAGCGGCGACACCGCGCTCGTCATCGGCTTCGGGGCGGGTCTCGTGTACGCCGCCACGGTCGTTACCCTCCCCTAG
- a CDS encoding MerR family transcriptional regulator, producing MTVMETETTPAQGLTDTKADGCASAPTAHPRPDGQDHYTISEVVAFIGLTAHTLRWYERIGLMPHIDRSHTGQRRYRNRDLDWLTFVGKLRLTGMPVADMVRYAELVREGDHTFNERHELLEQTRRDVRTRIAELQDTLAVLDYKINFYSDARQAPERH from the coding sequence ATGACGGTGATGGAGACCGAGACCACCCCCGCACAGGGACTGACCGACACAAAGGCTGACGGCTGCGCCTCGGCGCCCACCGCCCACCCACGCCCGGACGGGCAGGACCACTACACGATCAGCGAGGTCGTCGCCTTCATCGGCCTGACCGCACACACTCTGCGCTGGTACGAGCGAATCGGCCTGATGCCCCACATCGACCGCTCCCACACGGGCCAGCGCCGCTACCGCAACCGCGATCTCGACTGGCTCACCTTCGTCGGCAAGCTCCGCCTGACCGGAATGCCGGTGGCCGACATGGTCCGCTACGCCGAACTGGTCCGCGAAGGCGACCACACCTTCAACGAGCGCCACGAACTCCTCGAACAGACACGCCGCGACGTCCGCACGCGCATCGCGGAACTCCAGGACACGCTCGCCGTACTCGACTACAAGATCAACTTTTACTCGGACGCCCGACAGGCGCCGGAGAGGCACTGA
- a CDS encoding serine hydrolase, with product MQSLALIENWPVPTAAAAVVRADGTIVGAHGPTGHRFALASVTKLLAAYAALVAYEEGAIELDEPAGPEGSTVRHLLAHTSGLAFDEHRVTAPAGTRRLYSNAGFEVLGDHIAKATEIPFGEYLRQAVLEPLGMGATSLEGGASPAKDGVSTVDDLVRFAAEVQVPRLLDPRTVAEAMSVAYPGLKGVLPGYGHQNPNDWGLGFEIRDSKSPHWTGSSSSARTFGHFGQAGTFLWVDPDAGAACVALTDRAFGPWAVEVWPAFTDAVLSEL from the coding sequence ATGCAGAGCCTGGCGTTGATCGAGAACTGGCCGGTACCGACCGCTGCCGCCGCCGTCGTCCGAGCGGACGGCACGATCGTCGGGGCCCATGGGCCCACGGGGCACCGGTTCGCGCTCGCCTCGGTCACCAAACTGCTCGCGGCGTACGCGGCGCTGGTGGCGTACGAGGAGGGGGCGATCGAGCTCGACGAGCCCGCCGGGCCCGAGGGGTCGACCGTGCGGCATCTGCTCGCGCACACCAGTGGGCTCGCCTTCGACGAGCACCGGGTGACGGCGCCTGCCGGGACGCGGCGGCTGTACTCGAACGCGGGGTTCGAGGTGCTTGGGGATCACATCGCCAAGGCGACGGAGATTCCCTTCGGGGAGTATCTGCGGCAGGCGGTGCTTGAGCCGCTGGGCATGGGGGCCACGTCGCTCGAAGGGGGTGCATCGCCCGCCAAGGACGGGGTATCCACCGTGGATGATCTGGTGAGGTTCGCGGCGGAGGTGCAGGTGCCGCGGTTGCTGGATCCGCGGACTGTGGCTGAGGCGATGTCCGTGGCGTATCCGGGGCTGAAGGGGGTGCTGCCGGGGTACGGGCATCAGAATCCCAATGACTGGGGGCTCGGATTCGAGATCCGGGACTCCAAGTCGCCGCACTGGACGGGGAGTTCTTCTTCGGCGCGGACGTTCGGACACTTTGGGCAGGCCGGGACGTTTCTGTGGGTCGACCCTGATGCGGGGGCGGCGTGTGTCGCTCTGACGGATCGGGCGTTTGGGCCTTGGGCGGTTGAGGTGTGGCCCGCGTTTACCGATGCGGTGCTCTCCGAGCTGTAA
- the fabF gene encoding beta-ketoacyl-ACP synthase II → MNSTNRTVVVTGIGATTPLGGDAASTWEGLLAGRSGVSLIEQDWAAELPVRIAGQIAVEPGEIIPRPQARKLDRSAQFALIAAKEAWADAGYTDKAGEDKSVDPDRLGAVIASGIGGVTTLLDQYDVLKEKGVRRVSPHTVPMLMPNSPSANVGIELGAHAGVHTPVSACASGAEAIGYAIEMIRTGRADVVVAGGTEAAIHPLPIVAFGNMMAMSKNNDDPAGASRPYDADRNGFVLGEGAGVIVLESEEHAKARGARIYVEAVGQGISADAHHITQPEPSGNGIAAALQNLVDNTDLKPAEIMHVNAHATSTPQGDVAEIKALRKAFGHDVDHMAVTSTKSMTGHLLGGAGGVETVATVLALTNRVAPPTINLENLDPEVDADIVRGGPRKLPEGRIAALNDSFGFGGHNVVLAFRTV, encoded by the coding sequence GTGAACTCGACCAATCGCACCGTGGTCGTCACCGGTATCGGCGCAACCACACCGCTGGGTGGCGACGCAGCTTCGACCTGGGAAGGTCTGCTCGCGGGCCGTTCGGGTGTGAGCCTGATCGAGCAGGACTGGGCGGCCGAGCTGCCCGTCCGTATCGCCGGCCAGATCGCCGTCGAGCCCGGCGAGATCATCCCGCGTCCGCAGGCCAGGAAGCTGGACCGCTCGGCGCAGTTCGCGCTGATCGCGGCCAAGGAGGCCTGGGCGGACGCCGGCTACACCGACAAGGCCGGCGAGGACAAGAGCGTCGACCCCGACCGCCTCGGCGCGGTCATCGCCTCCGGCATCGGCGGCGTGACCACCCTGCTCGACCAGTACGACGTGCTCAAGGAGAAGGGCGTACGCCGCGTCTCCCCGCACACCGTGCCGATGCTGATGCCCAACTCCCCGTCGGCCAACGTCGGCATCGAGCTGGGCGCCCACGCCGGTGTCCACACCCCCGTGTCGGCGTGCGCGTCGGGCGCGGAGGCCATCGGCTACGCGATCGAGATGATCCGCACCGGCCGTGCCGACGTCGTCGTCGCGGGCGGCACGGAGGCGGCGATCCACCCGCTGCCGATCGTGGCGTTCGGCAACATGATGGCGATGTCCAAGAACAACGACGACCCGGCGGGCGCCTCGCGCCCCTACGACGCCGACCGCAACGGCTTCGTGCTCGGCGAGGGCGCCGGCGTGATCGTCCTGGAGTCCGAGGAGCACGCCAAGGCCCGCGGCGCGCGGATCTACGTCGAGGCCGTCGGCCAGGGCATCTCGGCCGACGCCCACCACATCACGCAGCCCGAGCCGTCCGGCAACGGCATCGCGGCGGCGCTGCAGAACCTGGTCGACAACACCGACCTGAAGCCCGCCGAGATCATGCACGTGAACGCGCACGCGACCTCGACCCCGCAGGGCGATGTCGCCGAGATCAAGGCGCTGCGCAAGGCCTTCGGTCACGACGTCGACCACATGGCGGTCACCAGCACGAAGTCGATGACCGGTCACCTGCTCGGTGGCGCGGGCGGCGTGGAGACCGTGGCCACGGTCCTCGCGCTGACCAACCGCGTCGCCCCGCCGACGATCAACCTCGAGAACCTCGACCCCGAGGTCGACGCGGACATCGTCCGCGGCGGGCCGCGCAAGCTGCCCGAGGGCCGGATCGCGGCGCTGAACGACTCGTTCGGCTTCGGCGGCCACAACGTGGTGCTCGCGTTCAGGACGGTCTGA
- a CDS encoding SGNH/GDSL hydrolase family protein has protein sequence MRNRRHRSRAAVATATAVLLGAAALTACDAQGGASPAPNGPSAHKKPKPKPTPTWDSTPRSIAAVGDSITRGFDACSVLSDCPEASWATGTDSEVQSLATRLLGKDRAAEHSWNHAKTGARMADVPGQLEEAAAERPELITVMAGANDACRTSAEAMTPVADFRADFEEAMRTLRRELPKTQVYVASVPDLKRLWSQGRTNPLGKQVWKLGICSSMLADPDAVDAKATQRRDTVQDRVVAYNDVLKDVCAKDLRCRYDGGAVFDFRFDGDQLSHWDWFHPSKDGQSRLAEMAYRQVKAKNPAKNPAKDPAG, from the coding sequence ATGCGGAACCGAAGGCACCGCTCACGTGCCGCCGTCGCCACCGCGACGGCGGTTCTTCTCGGCGCCGCCGCCCTGACCGCGTGCGACGCCCAGGGCGGCGCGTCTCCCGCCCCCAACGGCCCGTCGGCGCACAAGAAGCCGAAGCCCAAGCCGACCCCCACCTGGGACTCGACGCCGCGCTCCATCGCCGCGGTCGGCGACTCCATCACCCGCGGCTTCGACGCCTGCTCGGTGCTCTCCGACTGCCCCGAGGCCTCCTGGGCGACCGGCACGGACTCCGAGGTGCAGAGCCTGGCGACCCGGCTGCTCGGGAAGGACCGGGCCGCCGAACACAGCTGGAACCACGCGAAGACGGGCGCCCGGATGGCGGACGTGCCCGGGCAGCTGGAGGAGGCCGCGGCCGAGCGCCCCGAGCTGATCACGGTGATGGCGGGCGCGAACGACGCCTGCCGCACGTCGGCGGAGGCGATGACGCCGGTCGCCGATTTCCGCGCCGACTTCGAGGAGGCGATGCGTACGCTGCGGCGCGAGCTGCCGAAGACTCAGGTGTACGTCGCCTCCGTGCCGGATCTGAAGCGGCTCTGGTCGCAGGGGCGGACCAACCCGCTGGGCAAGCAGGTGTGGAAGCTGGGCATCTGCTCCTCGATGCTGGCGGATCCGGACGCGGTGGACGCGAAGGCGACGCAGCGCAGGGACACGGTGCAGGACCGCGTGGTCGCGTACAACGACGTGCTCAAGGACGTGTGCGCGAAGGATCTGCGCTGCCGGTACGACGGCGGGGCGGTCTTCGACTTCCGCTTCGACGGCGACCAGTTGAGCCACTGGGACTGGTTCCACCCCAGCAAGGACGGGCAGTCGCGGCTCGCGGAGATGGCCTACCGGCAGGTGAAGGCCAAGAATCCGGCCAAGAACCCCGCCAAGGATCCGGCCGGGTGA